In a genomic window of Suricata suricatta isolate VVHF042 chromosome 12, meerkat_22Aug2017_6uvM2_HiC, whole genome shotgun sequence:
- the C12H3orf18 gene encoding uncharacterized protein C3orf18 homolog: MNSRIPSARGWFSSRPPTSEPDLEPATDGPASETTTLSTEATSFNDTRISDVAGGTAGVGTMLLSFGIITVIGLAVAMVLYIRKKKRLEKLRHQLMPMYNFDPTEEQDELEQELLEHGRDAASMQAAASMQATQGKTTLPSQGPLQRPSRLVFTDVANAIHA, encoded by the exons ATGAACTCCAGGATCCCATCTGCTAGGGGCTGGTTCAGCAGCCGCCCTCCCACCTCTGAACCTGACCTGGAGCCTGCCACAGATGGGCCAGCTTCCGAGACCACTaccctcagcacagaggctaCCAGCTTTAATGACACTAGAATCTCTGATGTGGCTGGTGGCACAGCTGGTGTGGGCACAATGCTTCTGTCCTTTGGGATCATCACAGTGATTGGCCTGGCTGTGGCCATG GTTTTATACATCAGGAAGAAGAAGAG gctggagAAGCTCCGCCACCAGCTCATGCCCATGTACAACTTCGACCCTACGGAGGAACAAGATGAACTGGAGCAGGAGCTGCTGGAGCACGGGCGGGATGCTGCCTCCATGCAGGCTGCTGCCTCTATGCAGGCCACGCAGGGCAAG aCCACTCTCCCCTCTCAGGGCCCACTGCAGAGGCCCAGCCGGCTGGTGTTCACCGACGTAGCCAATGCCATCCATGCGTGA